Within Candidatus Methylomirabilota bacterium, the genomic segment GCTACGCCAAGCGACAGATGACGTGGTTCGCGCGCGATCCCGAGATCCGCTGGCTGGACGTGGACGAGGCGGGCGGCATCGACGCGGCCGCCGAGACGGTGCTCAAGCAGATCACCCAGGAGGGATTGACCGAGTGAAGTCGCGCGAGAAAGCGGTGCTGGCGGCCTTGCGCCTGCCCAGCCAGCCGCGCGTCGTGGTGGAAGAGAGCCTGGACGAGCTGGGACGCCTGGCCGAATCGGCGGGCGCGAAGGTGGTGGGACGGGCCACTCAGGATCGCCGGGCGCCCACGCCCGGCCTCTACTTCGGCAAGGGCAAGGTCGAGGAGATCAAGACGCTCTCCAAGCGCCAGGGCGCCGACCTGATGATCTCCGACGACTCGCTCTCGCCGATCCAGGAGCGGAACCTCGGCGGCTCGCTCGGCGTCCGCGTGATCGACCGCACCGCGCTGATCCTCGACATCTTCGCCCAGCGCGCCCGCACCATGGAGGGCAAGCTGCAGGTGGAGCTGGCGCAGCTCTCGTACCTGCTGCCCCGGCTGGTCGGCCAGTGGAAGCACCTGGAGCGGACCGGCGGCGGCATCGGCACCCGCGGACCGGGCGAGATGCAGATCGAGTCCGACCGCCGTATCATCCGGCACCGGATCCAGAAGATTCGCGGGGAGCTGCAGCGCGTGCGCACGCACCGACGGCTGCTGCGTGATCGGCGCAAGGCCAGCGGCGTCCCGGTGGTCGCGCTGGTGGGGTACACCAACGCGGGCAAGACCACGCTGCTCAACCACCTCACCGGCGAGGATCGCGTCGCCGCCGACGCGCTGTTCGTCACGCTCGATCCGACCGCGCGGCTGGTCACGAGCCCGACCCACGCCTCCTTCGTGCTGACCGACACGGTGGGCTTCATCCGCAAGCTGCCCCACCAGCTGGTCGCCGCCTTCAAGGCTACGCTCGAGGAGCTGGCCGAGGCCGACGTGCTCGTGCACGTGGTGGACGCGAGCCACCCCGGCCTGGACGATCAGATGCAGGCGGTGGAGTCGCTGCTGGGCGAGCTCGAGCTGATGGGCCGCCCCACGGTGGTGGCCCTGAACAAGATCGACCGGCTGGAGCCGGGAGCGGCCCGCGCGCTGCTCGCCCGCTTCGACGGCGTGGCGATCTCGGCGCGCACCGGGGAAGGCATGGAGTCGCTTCGCACCCGCATCGACGAAGCGCTGCAGCCGCGGGTGGCCCGGCTCACCCTCCGGATCCCGTACTCCGACGGCCCGTCGCTGGCCGTCTGCTACGAGCGCGGCCGCGTGATCTCCCGACGTAACGAGCCGGACGGGGTTCGGCTGGAGGTCGAGCTGCCGCGCCGCCTGCTGACCTCGCTCGAAGGGTATCGCCTGAAGGACTAGCCCGTCGCAGGCGCTCCCTCTCGCGCCCGTCGGAGCCGGCGTCCCGACGGGCCGGAGGGGGTCGGTGCTACAATCGGGCCTCGGCCCTCGCGGACCGTCTCATGGGACTTCCCAACTGGCTCACGACGCTGCGCATCCTGCTGATCCCCGTCTTCGTGACGCTGCTCGTCTATCGGCGGCCCGGCGCGGCGCTGCTGGTGTTCTGCCTGGCCAGCCTGACCGACATGCTGGATGGCTACATCGCCCGGGTGCAGGGATGCCAGACGCGCCTCGGGGCCTTCCTGGATCCCCTCGCCGACAAGCTGCTGCTGACGTGCGGCTTCGTGACGCTCACGTGGCTCAAGGTCATCCCGTTCTGGATCACCGCGGTCGTGGTGAGCCGCGATGTGGTGCTGAGCATCGGCGTGCTCGTCATCCACGTGGCCGGCGGCACCGTCCACCCCGCGCCGACGTGGATCGGCAAGATGTCCACGGTGTTCCAGATGGCCACCGTCCTGGCCGCGATGGCGTCCGGCTACTTCCAGCTCCTGCCGCCCGTCACCACCAAGGTCCTGGCGTGGGTGACCGCCGGCTTCACGGTGACCTCGGGCCTGCAGTACATCGTGATGGGGCTCAAGCAGCTCGAGGCCCACGGCTCCGTGCACGAGCACGACCGGGTCTGACCGTGCCGAGACGGACGGCGCCGGTTCCGGACGGGGTGGTGGTGGCTCGGGTGGCTGCCCGCGGAGCCGCGGAGCGGGCGGGGCTGCGGGCGGGAGATCGGATCCTCGCGATCAACGGCGAGCCGCTGCGCGACGTCATCGACTTCCACTTCCACGCCGGCGAGGAGCGGCTGCGGCTCGGCGTCGAGCGGGAGGGCCGCGCGCACACGCTACACCTCGTCCGACGTCCCGCCGGCCTCGGGCTCGAGCTGGAGCCGCCGCGTCCCGCCGAGATCGCCACCTGCGCGAACAAGTGCGTGTTCTGCTTCATCCACCAGCTGCCCAAGGGCATGCGCAAGAGCCTCTACGTCAAGGACGACGACTTCCGCCTGTCCTTCCTCCACGGCAACTACATCACGCTCACCGACCTCGAGGAGGCCGAGCTCGAGCGCATCGAGGCACAGCGGCTGTCGCCGCTGTACGTCTCGGTGCACGCCACCGATCCCGATCTGCGCCACGCCCTGCTCGGCCAGCCGCGCGTGCGCCGCGAGCTGCTGCCGGTGATGGAGCGTCTCGCCAAGGCGGGCATCGCGATGCACGCGCAGATCGTGCTGTGCCCGGGCCGGAACGACGGCGCCCAGCTCGAGCGCACCGTGCACGAGCTGGCGCGGCTGCACCCGGCGGTGCCCACCGTCGCGGTGGTGCCGGTCGGCCTGACGCGGCACCGCGAGCGGCTGCCGGATCTGCGCGCGGTCACCCTCGAGGAGGCGGCCGTCCTGGTGCGCACCATCGAGGAATGGCAGGGCGCGTTCCAGGTCTCGCTCGGCACCCGCTTCGTGTGGGCGGCCGACGAGCTCTATCTGAAGTCCGGCCTGCCCCTGCCGCCGGCGCGCGCCTACGAGGGCTTCGCAGTCGCCGAGGACGGAATCGGCCTCGTGCGTCGCTTCGAGGACGCCTTCGCGCGCGCCATCGCCCGGCCGCCCGCGCCCCTCGGGCGCCCCCGCCGCGTGACGGTGGTCACCGGCCAGATGTTCGCGCCCCGCATGCGCGCGCTGCTCGACCGCGTGCGCGTGGACGGCCTGACGGTGAGCCTGGCCCCCATCGCCAACGACTTCTTCGGGCGCGGTATCGGAGTGGCCGGGCTCCTCACCGGACGCGACATCCAGATCCAGCTCGCGCAGGCCGCGTGCGGAACGGGCGAGCTCGGCGACGAGGTGCTGCTGCCCGCGGTGACCTTGCGCGATGGGGCCGGCGTCTTCCTCGACGACCTCACGCCGGCCGACCTCGCCGGCGCGCTCGGCGTTCCGGTCACCGCGGTCGAGCCCGACGCCCCCGCCTTCCTGGCCGCCCTCCTCGGACGGTAGCGGGCGACCGGGAGGAGGCAGGACATGCTGCGCCCGATCATCGCCATCGTCGGCCGCCCCAACGTGGGCAAGTCCACGCTCTTCAATCGCCTCATCGGCCGGCGGCGATCGCTCGTGCGGGACGTGCCGGGCGTCACGCGCGACCGGCTGTACGGCACCGCCGCCTTCGAGCGCTGGCAGGCCACCGTGGTGGATACCGGCGGCTTCGATCCGAGCAGCGCGTCGGACCTGGTGCAGGGCGTGCGGCGCCAGGTGCTGCAGGCCGTCGAGGAGGCCGATCTCCTGGTGTTCGTGGTGGACGGACGCGCGGGCGTGACCGGCCTCGACGAGGAGATCGCGACGATCCTCCGCAAGAGCGGCCGGCCGGTGCTGCTCGCGATCAACAAGATCGACGGCGGCGGGCAGGATGCGGCGATCGGCGACGCCTACCGCCTGGGCTTCACGCCGGTGCTGACCGTCTCCGCCGAGCACGGCCGCGGCGTGGCCGAGCTGCTCGAGGCCTGCCGCGAGCGGGCGCCCGCGACGGTGCCGGAGGCCACGAGCGAAGGCACGCGGGTGGCCATCATCGGGCGGCCCAACGTGGGCAAGTCGTCGCTGGTCAACGCGGTGCTCGGCCACGAGCGGGTGCTGGTGCACGACCAACCCGGCACCACCCGCGACGCGGTGGACACGCCGCTCACCTTCCGCGACCGCGAATACCTGCTGATCGACACCGCGGGCATCCGGCGCAAGGGGAAGGTGACCGAGGCGCTCGAGAAGCTCTCGGTGGTGATGGCGCTCAAGAGCCTGGAGCGCTGTCAGGTCGCGGTGCTGGTGCTCGACGCCGCCGAGGGCGTGGCCGCGCAGGACGCGCACATCGCGGGCTACGCCAACGACGCGGGCCGCGCGACGGTGGTGGCGGTGAACAAGTGGGACCTGGTGCCGCCCGGCCTGGTGACCAAGAGCGACGTCACCAATCAGATCTACGAGCGCCTGCCGTTCCTCGAGCACGCCCCGGTCTGCTTCACGTCGGCGGTCACGCGGCTCGGGCTCCGCGATCTCTTCGACCAGGTGGACGCGGTGGCGGCCGAGGCTCAGAAGCGGCTGCAGCCGGGCGATCTGCTGTCCACGCTGCGCCAGGCGGTGGAGCGTCGTCCGATGTCCGCGCGCGGCGTGGCGCTGCGGATCCAGTCGGCGCAGCAGGTCGCGGTGTCGCCGCCGACGTTCGCCGTTCGCGTGAATCTGCCGGACGCGATCCACTTCTCCTACGAGCGCTACCTGATCAACTCGCTCCGGCACGCGTACGGCTTCGCCGGCTCGCCGATTCGGCTGCTCTTCCGCAAGAGTGTGGGACGGGGAGCGGGCCGGCCGGGGCGGGCCCGCCGTCGGGCATGAGCCGGTAGCCCGTAACTAGGCAGAACCCCTAGCGATTTCGTTTGACCGCCTCCGGGACTGGCGCTACCATTGCCTAACTTTTCACGAACCGGCAGCCAGCGAGGACTGAGCGCGTGAGCCCTGAGCGCCCCGAGCAGGACGACTTCCTCGAAGACGAAGAGCAGGACGACTACGAAGGCCAGCGCAGCATCTTTGCGACCGGCTGGTTTCGTGCCGTCCTCGTGCTGCTCGTCCTCGCGGTGATCGCGGTGATCGCGGTGCCGCTGATCGGCGGCTGGTTCGAGCCGCCGGCGCCGCCGAAGCTGGTGACGCCGGCGCCGATTCCCAGGCCGAGCGCGCCCACGCCGCCGCCCGCGGCCGCGCCGAGCACGCCGGCCCCGACTCCCGCAACGCCGCCCGCGCCGGGACCGAGCGCGACTGCGCCGCCGGCGGCGGTCACGCCGGCGCCGGTGACACCGCCGGCGCCGGCAACCCCGGTGCCCTCGTCGCCCCCGGCGGCCATCACGCCCGCGCCCGCCCCGGCGCCCGCGCGCCCCGAGATCCCGCCCGCGAGCGCGCCGACCAGGGCCGCCGAGAAGGCGGAGAAGGCGAAGGCCCCCGAGCGGACCGCGGCGGTGGCCCCGAGCAAGAGCAACCCGAAGGCGCCGGCCGCCGGCAATTACTGGGTCCAGGTGGGCGCGTTCAAGGAGGGCCGCAACGCGGAGGGCCTGGCCAAGACGCTGCGCGCCGAGGGCTTCGCGGTGCAGGTCACGCAGGTGACGCGCGACGCCCCGCTGCACGTGGTGCGCGTCGGTGGATATCCCGATCGCTCGCGGGCCGCCGCGGCTCGCGAGGATCTGCAGGGCAAGGGACACACGGGCTTCGTGACGTCGGGCCCGCCCAAGTAAATCGACGAGAGGAGGTGACGGCGCTGACCAAGAACGACCTGATCAACGCGGTGGCGGCCCACGGGCTGTCCAAGCGGCAGTCGGCCTCGGTGGTGGAGTCGCTGTTCGACATCATCTTCCGGTGCTTCGAAAAGGGGGAAGACGTGAAGATCGTCGGCTTCGGCCACTTCCGCATCCGGCAAAAGGCGTCGCGCCGCGGGCGCAATCCCCAGACCGGCGATAGCATCGAGATCACCGCGCGCAAGGTGTTGACGTTCAAGCCGAGCAAGGGTCTCAAGCTCCGGATCAACGTCTAGGCCAGAGGTCCGCGGGGAATGAGCACGGTTCCCGACAAGCTCTACTACCGGATCGGCGAGGTCGAGACGATCACGGAGATCCCGGCATACGTGCTCCGCTACTGGGAGTCCGAGTTCAAGCTGCTCCGTCCCAAGAAGAACCCGGCCGGCCAGCGCCTGTACCGCAAGGCCGATCTAGAGCTGGTGCTGCGCATCAAGTCGCTCCTCTACGACGAGCGACTCACGCTCGAGGGCGCGAAGAAGCGCCTGCGTAGCGAGTCGCGCGGGCTGGATCAGATGGACCTGGGCCTGCGCGGCGCGACGCTGGAGGAGGTGCTCCGGCGCACGCGGTCGCGGCTGCAGGCCATTCGCCAGCGCCTCGCCGCTTCGCGACCCGGCCGCTCGTCTTGAGTTTGTCCTGCCGAGTCCGTACAATGCGCCGTGGGTCGGGGCGTGGCGCAGCCCGGTAGCGCACTTGACTGGGGGTCAAGGGGTCGCTGGTTCAAATCCAGTCGCCCCGACCAATTTCAATCACCATGGCGCCCGTGATCCTCGTCACCAACGATGACGGGATTCACGCGCGCGGTTTGGCCGTGCTCGCGGAGGCGCTCGAACCGCTCGGCGAGGTGTATGTGGTGGCGCCGGATCGGGAGCAGAGCGCGGTGGGGCACGCCCTCACGCTGCACCGGCCGCTCCGGGTGGATCGCGTCGCGGAGCGGAAGTTCTCGGTGAACGGCACGCCGTCGGACTGCGTGAACCTGGCCGTGCTCGGGCTGCTGCCGGAGCCCCCGGTGCTGGTGGCCTCGGGGGTCAACCACGGCACCAACCTGGGCGACGACGTGACGTACTCGGGCACGGTGTCGGCGGCGATGGAAGGGACGCTGCTGGGCGTGCCGTCGATGGCGGTGTCACAGGCGGAGCCCGACACCGACGGCTTCGACGGCGCGGCCCCGGTCGCGCGGGCGGTGGCCACGCGGCTGCTCGTGGAAGGGCTGCCGGCCAAGACACTGCTGAACGTGAACGTGCCGCGCGGCGAGGTGAAGGGGATCCGCCTGACGCGGCTTGGACATCGGGTCTACCGTGAGAAGGTGATCCGGGAAGTCGATCCGCGAGGCCGTCCGTACTACTGGATCGGGGCGGGCCCGCCGGAGTGGGCGGAGGACACCGGCGCCGACATCGCGGCGGTGCACGGAGGCTTCGCGTCGGTGACGCCGCTGCACCTGGACCTGACGCATCACGGGGCGCTGGGCCGCATGGCCGAGTGGGAAGGCGCGCTGAACGCGGTGCTGAAGAGCAAGAGGAAGCGGCGGC encodes:
- the hflX gene encoding GTPase HflX, coding for MKSREKAVLAALRLPSQPRVVVEESLDELGRLAESAGAKVVGRATQDRRAPTPGLYFGKGKVEEIKTLSKRQGADLMISDDSLSPIQERNLGGSLGVRVIDRTALILDIFAQRARTMEGKLQVELAQLSYLLPRLVGQWKHLERTGGGIGTRGPGEMQIESDRRIIRHRIQKIRGELQRVRTHRRLLRDRRKASGVPVVALVGYTNAGKTTLLNHLTGEDRVAADALFVTLDPTARLVTSPTHASFVLTDTVGFIRKLPHQLVAAFKATLEELAEADVLVHVVDASHPGLDDQMQAVESLLGELELMGRPTVVALNKIDRLEPGAARALLARFDGVAISARTGEGMESLRTRIDEALQPRVARLTLRIPYSDGPSLAVCYERGRVISRRNEPDGVRLEVELPRRLLTSLEGYRLKD
- the surE gene encoding 5'/3'-nucleotidase SurE gives rise to the protein MAPVILVTNDDGIHARGLAVLAEALEPLGEVYVVAPDREQSAVGHALTLHRPLRVDRVAERKFSVNGTPSDCVNLAVLGLLPEPPVLVASGVNHGTNLGDDVTYSGTVSAAMEGTLLGVPSMAVSQAEPDTDGFDGAAPVARAVATRLLVEGLPAKTLLNVNVPRGEVKGIRLTRLGHRVYREKVIREVDPRGRPYYWIGAGPPEWAEDTGADIAAVHGGFASVTPLHLDLTHHGALGRMAEWEGALNAVLKSKRKRRR
- a CDS encoding SPOR domain-containing protein gives rise to the protein MSPERPEQDDFLEDEEQDDYEGQRSIFATGWFRAVLVLLVLAVIAVIAVPLIGGWFEPPAPPKLVTPAPIPRPSAPTPPPAAAPSTPAPTPATPPAPGPSATAPPAAVTPAPVTPPAPATPVPSSPPAAITPAPAPAPARPEIPPASAPTRAAEKAEKAKAPERTAAVAPSKSNPKAPAAGNYWVQVGAFKEGRNAEGLAKTLRAEGFAVQVTQVTRDAPLHVVRVGGYPDRSRAAAAREDLQGKGHTGFVTSGPPK
- the der gene encoding ribosome biogenesis GTPase Der, with protein sequence MLRPIIAIVGRPNVGKSTLFNRLIGRRRSLVRDVPGVTRDRLYGTAAFERWQATVVDTGGFDPSSASDLVQGVRRQVLQAVEEADLLVFVVDGRAGVTGLDEEIATILRKSGRPVLLAINKIDGGGQDAAIGDAYRLGFTPVLTVSAEHGRGVAELLEACRERAPATVPEATSEGTRVAIIGRPNVGKSSLVNAVLGHERVLVHDQPGTTRDAVDTPLTFRDREYLLIDTAGIRRKGKVTEALEKLSVVMALKSLERCQVAVLVLDAAEGVAAQDAHIAGYANDAGRATVVAVNKWDLVPPGLVTKSDVTNQIYERLPFLEHAPVCFTSAVTRLGLRDLFDQVDAVAAEAQKRLQPGDLLSTLRQAVERRPMSARGVALRIQSAQQVAVSPPTFAVRVNLPDAIHFSYERYLINSLRHAYGFAGSPIRLLFRKSVGRGAGRPGRARRRA
- a CDS encoding integration host factor subunit alpha codes for the protein MTKNDLINAVAAHGLSKRQSASVVESLFDIIFRCFEKGEDVKIVGFGHFRIRQKASRRGRNPQTGDSIEITARKVLTFKPSKGLKLRINV
- the pgsA gene encoding CDP-diacylglycerol--glycerol-3-phosphate 3-phosphatidyltransferase, which gives rise to MGLPNWLTTLRILLIPVFVTLLVYRRPGAALLVFCLASLTDMLDGYIARVQGCQTRLGAFLDPLADKLLLTCGFVTLTWLKVIPFWITAVVVSRDVVLSIGVLVIHVAGGTVHPAPTWIGKMSTVFQMATVLAAMASGYFQLLPPVTTKVLAWVTAGFTVTSGLQYIVMGLKQLEAHGSVHEHDRV
- a CDS encoding MerR family transcriptional regulator, yielding MSTVPDKLYYRIGEVETITEIPAYVLRYWESEFKLLRPKKNPAGQRLYRKADLELVLRIKSLLYDERLTLEGAKKRLRSESRGLDQMDLGLRGATLEEVLRRTRSRLQAIRQRLAASRPGRSS
- a CDS encoding DUF512 domain-containing protein, with translation MPRRTAPVPDGVVVARVAARGAAERAGLRAGDRILAINGEPLRDVIDFHFHAGEERLRLGVEREGRAHTLHLVRRPAGLGLELEPPRPAEIATCANKCVFCFIHQLPKGMRKSLYVKDDDFRLSFLHGNYITLTDLEEAELERIEAQRLSPLYVSVHATDPDLRHALLGQPRVRRELLPVMERLAKAGIAMHAQIVLCPGRNDGAQLERTVHELARLHPAVPTVAVVPVGLTRHRERLPDLRAVTLEEAAVLVRTIEEWQGAFQVSLGTRFVWAADELYLKSGLPLPPARAYEGFAVAEDGIGLVRRFEDAFARAIARPPAPLGRPRRVTVVTGQMFAPRMRALLDRVRVDGLTVSLAPIANDFFGRGIGVAGLLTGRDIQIQLAQAACGTGELGDEVLLPAVTLRDGAGVFLDDLTPADLAGALGVPVTAVEPDAPAFLAALLGR